In Candidatus Mycalebacterium zealandia, one DNA window encodes the following:
- a CDS encoding bifunctional riboflavin kinase/FAD synthetase has product MEKVDVEFFQNFSFSGDLKTVCALGNFDGVHLGHRKIIATLKEKAAQHGAKSCAITFDPHPQKFLKNKTVHLLMPFDERLALLEKSGIEMAVRLEFCESLSLMPPERFIKEIMVEKAAMTAIVVGPRFGFGNKRRGNVDLLRELGDKFGFETVVLEPAMVGGERVSSSRIRELILTGHTDEASELLGYCYYIKGVVEEGEKRGREIGFPTVNLKTRWEILPKPGVYATVTEIEGHGRERSITNIGNRPTFGGGKTVAESHLLDAEGNFYGKKVTVEFVKRVRNEKKFGSADELSRQITKDIERVRDVLEKKTGDK; this is encoded by the coding sequence CTGGAGAAAGTAGACGTGGAATTTTTTCAGAATTTTTCTTTTTCCGGAGATTTGAAAACCGTTTGCGCTCTGGGCAATTTTGACGGCGTTCATCTGGGACACCGCAAAATCATTGCCACGCTCAAAGAAAAAGCCGCGCAACACGGCGCAAAATCCTGCGCGATTACTTTCGACCCTCATCCGCAGAAATTCCTGAAAAACAAAACAGTCCACCTGCTTATGCCCTTTGATGAGCGGCTTGCGTTGCTTGAAAAAAGCGGAATTGAAATGGCGGTGCGGCTTGAGTTTTGCGAGTCCCTGTCTCTTATGCCGCCTGAGCGGTTCATAAAGGAAATTATGGTGGAAAAAGCCGCGATGACGGCTATTGTTGTGGGCCCGCGCTTCGGTTTCGGCAACAAGAGACGGGGAAATGTTGATTTGCTTAGAGAACTGGGAGACAAGTTCGGGTTTGAAACAGTTGTTCTTGAACCCGCGATGGTGGGCGGCGAAAGGGTAAGCAGCAGCAGAATCAGGGAGTTGATTCTCACCGGACACACGGACGAGGCTTCGGAACTTCTCGGATACTGCTACTACATAAAGGGCGTTGTGGAAGAAGGGGAAAAGCGCGGACGGGAAATAGGGTTTCCAACCGTCAACCTCAAAACCCGTTGGGAAATACTGCCAAAACCCGGAGTTTACGCGACCGTTACGGAAATTGAGGGACACGGACGCGAGCGTAGCATAACAAACATAGGAAACAGACCCACTTTCGGCGGCGGCAAGACGGTTGCCGAGAGCCATTTGCTTGATGCCGAAGGGAATTTTTACGGAAAAAAAGTGACCGTTGAGTTTGTAAAAAGGGTCAGGAACGAAAAAAAATTCGGCTCGGCGGACGAGTTATCGCGGCAAATAACCAAAGACATTGAGCGGGTCAGAGATGTTCTGGAAAAGAAAACCGGAGATAAATAA
- the aroE gene encoding shikimate dehydrogenase: protein MILSGKTTLFGIFGHPVSHSLSPDMHNAAFSALGMNCRYDAYDIAPGEIKSAVKTIRSLPLRGVNVTVPHKQAIMDEMDFLSPEAELAGAVNTVKNDDGRLSGYNTDIDGALKALKVATGFEPENGTSLIIGAGGAARGIISGLCMKNTKRIFIANRTAGKAEALGREFAEKFPEIEIETSELRSEKTSELLASADILINCSSAGMGGNEPLDLQLEKFMGTFGVYDLVYKPLLTPLVARARELGIKAESGLGMLLYQGAKSFEIWTGGDAPIKVMKKALGDE from the coding sequence ATAATTTTGAGCGGAAAAACCACACTTTTCGGAATATTCGGGCATCCGGTTTCGCACAGCCTCTCTCCCGACATGCACAACGCGGCGTTTTCCGCGCTTGGAATGAACTGCAGATACGATGCGTATGACATTGCCCCGGGCGAAATTAAATCCGCGGTGAAAACCATACGCTCCCTGCCTCTTCGCGGGGTAAACGTAACTGTTCCTCACAAACAGGCGATTATGGACGAGATGGATTTTCTTTCCCCCGAAGCCGAACTCGCGGGCGCAGTCAACACGGTGAAAAACGATGACGGACGCCTGTCGGGATACAACACCGATATAGACGGCGCGCTAAAAGCGCTTAAAGTCGCGACTGGTTTTGAACCTGAAAACGGAACCTCGCTCATCATAGGAGCGGGAGGAGCCGCGAGAGGGATTATTTCAGGACTTTGCATGAAAAACACAAAACGGATTTTTATCGCTAACAGAACCGCCGGAAAAGCGGAGGCTTTGGGGCGCGAATTTGCGGAAAAATTCCCGGAAATTGAAATTGAAACCTCGGAATTGCGAAGTGAAAAAACTTCGGAATTGCTCGCCTCCGCGGACATTCTCATAAACTGTTCATCGGCGGGAATGGGGGGAAACGAGCCTCTTGATTTGCAGCTTGAAAAATTCATGGGCACGTTTGGGGTTTACGACCTCGTCTATAAGCCGCTTTTGACCCCGCTTGTGGCGCGTGCGCGCGAACTTGGAATAAAAGCGGAATCAGGGCTTGGGATGTTGCTTTATCAGGGAGCAAAATCTTTTGAAATCTGGACGGGCGGAGACGCACCGATTAAAGTGATGAAAAAAGCGCTCGGAGACGAATAG
- the trkA gene encoding Trk system potassium transporter TrkA, with protein MKKITIIGGGQVGTLLAEDLSQQNDVVLVEHDRERLRKIKDRLDIMCIEGDASEPAVIEQARIRDADIVLAVSGDDKTNIMCAVSASILGVPATVAKVRSSEYTQYSELLKQNGVSIINPGEIISKNIVAAVTESHFAWSNQKIASGKIDLFKLRVGEEGSMLDKPLSKLEVSPWIFVGVARKGQMLIPSGETVLMPGDSVYALGDASMLDNLTEAMGLKEEKHTTNVIIIGAGRLGKLTASMLHKSGATVKVIESNPQIAAELAEEVPGVMVLGGDATDVKIQQEAGVEAADYLIALTGDDGENILSSLLARRLGVKRSIVLYTKPDYVDVLETIGIDTAVSVRISVVNEILAMLDLGGGVARTTLLEEGRGEIMEFMVEENSEILGTPLKNANLPEGCIVGACLRNNETIIPQGNFTPQINDTIIVFTLPEAVKKVEKAIL; from the coding sequence ATGAAAAAAATAACCATAATCGGCGGCGGACAGGTTGGAACGCTGCTCGCCGAGGATCTTTCCCAGCAGAATGACGTTGTGCTTGTTGAGCACGACCGGGAAAGATTGAGGAAAATCAAAGACAGGCTGGACATCATGTGCATTGAAGGAGATGCCAGCGAGCCGGCAGTGATTGAGCAGGCGAGAATTAGAGATGCGGACATCGTTCTCGCCGTTTCGGGAGACGACAAAACAAACATCATGTGCGCGGTTTCGGCAAGCATTCTCGGGGTTCCCGCGACCGTGGCGAAAGTCAGAAGTTCCGAATACACGCAATACTCCGAACTGCTCAAACAAAACGGCGTTTCCATCATCAACCCCGGCGAAATCATTTCAAAAAACATCGTTGCCGCCGTAACCGAGTCGCATTTCGCGTGGAGCAACCAGAAAATAGCAAGCGGCAAAATAGACCTGTTCAAACTCAGGGTGGGAGAAGAGGGCTCAATGCTGGACAAGCCTTTGAGCAAACTTGAAGTGTCTCCGTGGATATTTGTCGGCGTGGCGAGAAAAGGACAGATGCTTATCCCTTCGGGCGAAACCGTTCTTATGCCCGGCGACAGCGTTTACGCGCTCGGAGACGCCTCAATGCTTGACAACCTGACCGAGGCGATGGGTCTGAAAGAGGAAAAACACACAACAAACGTAATCATCATCGGCGCGGGGCGGCTTGGAAAACTGACCGCGTCAATGCTTCATAAAAGCGGAGCGACGGTCAAGGTCATAGAGAGCAATCCGCAAATCGCGGCGGAACTTGCCGAAGAGGTTCCGGGGGTAATGGTGCTCGGCGGAGACGCCACAGACGTCAAGATACAACAGGAAGCGGGCGTGGAAGCCGCCGACTATCTTATAGCGCTCACGGGCGATGACGGGGAAAACATCCTGAGTTCGCTTCTCGCGCGGCGGCTCGGAGTGAAACGAAGCATAGTTCTCTACACAAAACCGGACTACGTGGACGTGCTTGAAACCATCGGGATTGACACCGCCGTGAGTGTGCGCATTTCGGTTGTGAATGAGATTCTGGCTATGCTTGACCTCGGCGGCGGCGTGGCACGGACAACACTTCTTGAAGAGGGACGCGGAGAGATAATGGAGTTTATGGTGGAGGAAAACAGCGAAATACTCGGCACCCCGCTTAAAAACGCCAATCTGCCCGAAGGATGCATTGTGGGCGCGTGTTTGAGAAACAACGAAACGATAATACCCCAGGGAAACTTCACTCCGCAGATAAACGACACTATAATAGTGTTCACACTTCCCGAAGCGGTAAAAAAAGTTGAAAAGGCGATTTTGTAA
- a CDS encoding TrkH family potassium uptake protein: protein MNFRFCLNILGSFIRILGLLMLIPAACSLIYGEDDLLALVSSAVIVFVSGFSLILATRGTEKTDEIERRDGFLIAVLFWVSASLLGSIPYLLYGVFPNPVDALFESTAGFTTTGASVIHDIEALPHGILLWRNLSQWLGGMGIVVLAIAVLPRLSIGGGRLMALEAPGPTTERLTPRIAETAKNIWLVYVVLSVALMVILALSGMPVFDSIAHSFSTMSTGGFSPRNMSIGHYESPLIEAVITIFMFIGGMNFVVHYLIMKGKIRDALKGAELKFYFVFIVIIIAVVSFNLNGTGTFDGLRESFRYAAFQVVSIGTGTGYSSANFGTWPVLSTFMLIILMIVGGCSGSTTGAVKQSRILVMAAKCYRELRKLIYPSMVSPVRFDGKPLEESAVSNVASFLLLYALGIVIGTGLITSLENTSLLTAFSATVSAIGNVGPGLGSVGPSENYAALTDSTKGVLSLLMITGRLELYTILVLFIPDFWRK from the coding sequence GTGAATTTCAGGTTCTGCCTCAACATACTCGGCAGTTTCATAAGAATTCTCGGACTGCTGATGCTAATTCCCGCTGCGTGCTCGCTGATTTATGGCGAGGACGACCTTTTAGCGCTCGTGAGTTCGGCGGTAATTGTATTTGTTTCCGGTTTCTCCCTCATTCTCGCCACTCGCGGAACTGAAAAAACAGATGAAATAGAAAGAAGGGACGGATTTCTCATAGCCGTGCTTTTCTGGGTTTCGGCGAGTTTGCTCGGAAGCATTCCCTATCTGCTTTACGGAGTGTTCCCCAATCCCGTGGACGCGTTGTTTGAATCAACCGCCGGTTTTACGACAACGGGCGCAAGCGTCATACATGATATTGAAGCGCTTCCGCACGGAATACTTTTGTGGAGAAACCTGAGCCAGTGGCTCGGCGGAATGGGAATTGTAGTTCTTGCGATAGCCGTTCTGCCGCGCCTCTCAATCGGCGGCGGACGGCTGATGGCTCTTGAAGCGCCGGGACCCACAACCGAGCGGCTGACCCCGAGAATTGCCGAAACGGCGAAAAATATCTGGCTTGTATATGTTGTGCTTTCAGTGGCGCTCATGGTTATCCTCGCGCTCTCGGGAATGCCCGTTTTTGACTCCATTGCGCACTCCTTCAGCACAATGTCAACGGGCGGATTTTCACCCCGCAACATGAGCATCGGACACTACGAAAGTCCGCTGATTGAAGCGGTGATTACCATTTTCATGTTCATCGGGGGAATGAACTTCGTTGTTCACTACCTGATTATGAAAGGAAAAATCAGAGACGCGTTGAAGGGAGCGGAACTTAAATTTTATTTCGTCTTCATCGTGATTATAATCGCGGTTGTTTCCTTCAACCTAAACGGGACGGGAACCTTTGACGGCTTGCGGGAATCTTTCAGATATGCCGCTTTTCAGGTGGTTTCAATTGGAACGGGAACCGGATACTCGTCGGCGAATTTCGGCACATGGCCCGTGCTGTCAACCTTTATGCTGATTATTCTGATGATAGTCGGGGGCTGTTCCGGCTCCACAACCGGCGCGGTCAAGCAGTCAAGAATTCTCGTGATGGCGGCAAAATGCTACCGCGAACTCAGAAAATTGATCTATCCGAGCATGGTTTCGCCCGTGCGTTTTGACGGCAAGCCGCTTGAAGAATCGGCGGTGTCAAACGTGGCAAGTTTTCTCCTGCTTTACGCTTTGGGAATTGTTATCGGCACGGGGCTTATTACCTCCCTTGAAAACACATCGCTTCTCACGGCTTTTTCCGCGACCGTGTCCGCAATTGGAAATGTGGGGCCCGGGCTGGGCTCGGTCGGTCCGTCTGAAAACTACGCCGCGCTCACTGACTCAACAAAAGGCGTTCTGTCATTACTGATGATAACCGGCAGGCTTGAGCTTTACACAATACTCGTGCTTTTCATACCCGATTTCTGGAGAAAGTAG